The Fictibacillus arsenicus genome contains a region encoding:
- a CDS encoding redox-sensing transcriptional repressor Rex: protein MNQDQLKIPHATAKRLPLYYRFLKNLSSSGKQRVSSAELSEAVKVDSATIRRDFSYFGALGKKGYGYNVNYLLSFFRKTLNQDETTTVALIGVGNLGTAFLHYNFTKNNNTKIEVAFDVDESKIGTEIAGVPIYHTNDIESELEKRGIDVAILTVPVGAAQPIADQLERAGVKGILNFTPARLTLSSEIRVHHIDLAVELQSLVYFMKNYS, encoded by the coding sequence ATGAACCAAGATCAGCTAAAAATACCGCATGCTACAGCTAAACGGCTGCCATTATATTACCGGTTTCTAAAAAATCTCTCTTCCTCAGGAAAGCAAAGGGTGTCCTCTGCTGAATTAAGTGAGGCTGTAAAAGTAGATTCTGCTACGATACGAAGAGATTTTTCCTATTTTGGTGCGTTAGGGAAAAAGGGTTATGGCTACAATGTTAACTACTTGCTCTCATTTTTCCGCAAAACCCTTAATCAGGATGAAACAACAACGGTTGCTTTAATCGGAGTAGGTAATTTAGGCACTGCCTTTTTGCATTACAATTTTACAAAAAATAATAATACAAAAATAGAAGTAGCATTCGATGTAGATGAATCTAAAATCGGTACAGAGATTGCCGGCGTACCTATTTACCATACGAACGATATTGAAAGTGAACTTGAGAAACGGGGAATTGATGTTGCCATTCTTACTGTGCCAGTGGGTGCAGCCCAGCCGATCGCCGATCAGCTGGAAAGAGCGGGTGTTAAAGGCATATTGAACTTTACGCCGGCACGTCTGACCTTGTCTTCAGAAATTCGTGTACATCATATCGATTTAGCTGTAGAGCTTCAGTCACTCGTTTATTTTATGAAAAATTACTCTTAA
- the moaC gene encoding cyclic pyranopterin monophosphate synthase MoaC, with translation MKELTHFNEEGRARMVDISEKETSYRTAIAVSGITVSEEVFLKIRDNKFKKGDVLAVAQIAGIMAAKKTSDWIPMCHPLSLTGVDLSFQWDKESDEGYKLNIQAEVRTKGSTGVEMEALTAASAAALTVYDMCKAADKGMIIGPTYLVSKTGGKNGDFVRSSSPDKV, from the coding sequence ATGAAAGAGTTAACCCATTTTAACGAAGAAGGCCGTGCCAGAATGGTGGATATTTCAGAAAAAGAAACATCATACCGGACTGCCATCGCGGTCAGCGGGATAACCGTATCTGAAGAAGTCTTCCTTAAGATTAGAGATAACAAGTTCAAAAAAGGGGACGTTCTCGCAGTTGCTCAAATCGCTGGCATCATGGCGGCTAAAAAGACATCTGACTGGATTCCAATGTGCCACCCGCTCTCATTAACCGGCGTTGATCTTTCCTTTCAATGGGACAAAGAAAGTGACGAAGGTTACAAATTAAACATACAAGCTGAAGTAAGAACAAAAGGAAGTACTGGAGTAGAGATGGAAGCACTTACGGCCGCTTCAGCTGCAGCATTGACCGTATATGATATGTGTAAAGCAGCTGATAAAGGAATGATCATCGGTCCTACATATCTCGTCTCAAAAACAGGCGGAAAGAATGGGGATTTCGTACGCTCATCAAGCCCCGACAAAGTATGA
- a CDS encoding trans-sulfuration enzyme family protein — protein sequence MKDVHFDTSTVHAGGHNNVKSVSKVKPIYQTSAFSFSDLDDLEDYFRGKNDFLYTRMNNPNQDDFARGVAQLEKAPAGVVTSSGISAILVGILSVAQSGDHIVACEDLYGGTYQLLSDDLKSFGIETSFVSFNDVNEIEKSIRPNTKLLYSESVTNPLLRVEDLGALVGLAKKHRLTTMIDNTFATPFVLQPYTQGVDLVVHSATKYLNGHSDVTAGVVVGSEELIAKAKSKMTHLGCNLGPFDAWLASRGLKTLSVRMERHVANAKALAGELNGTKGIKKVYYPEFVSEKGNGAIVTIELDDSSDVHTFFKSLDWVHIVPTLAGVETTVSYPLGTSHRSLPADMCETLGINKNVIRISVGIENAEDIIEVFKKASQTALGL from the coding sequence ATGAAAGACGTTCATTTCGATACATCAACTGTACATGCAGGCGGTCATAACAATGTTAAGTCTGTAAGCAAGGTTAAGCCAATCTACCAGACTTCAGCTTTTTCTTTTTCCGATCTGGATGATTTAGAAGATTATTTTCGCGGTAAAAATGACTTCTTATATACAAGAATGAACAATCCGAACCAAGATGACTTTGCACGAGGGGTAGCACAGCTCGAAAAAGCTCCAGCTGGTGTTGTCACGTCTTCAGGTATTTCAGCTATATTAGTCGGTATCCTTTCCGTAGCACAGTCTGGCGATCATATTGTGGCATGCGAGGACTTGTACGGAGGCACTTATCAGCTTCTTTCTGACGACTTAAAGAGTTTCGGTATCGAAACTTCATTTGTCTCTTTTAATGATGTCAATGAAATTGAAAAAAGCATCCGTCCTAATACAAAACTGCTATATTCAGAATCCGTTACAAATCCGCTTTTAAGAGTAGAAGATCTCGGCGCGCTTGTCGGATTAGCTAAAAAGCATCGATTAACTACGATGATTGATAACACCTTTGCTACGCCTTTTGTTTTGCAGCCGTACACACAAGGTGTTGATCTTGTTGTTCATAGTGCAACGAAGTATTTAAATGGACATAGCGATGTAACGGCAGGTGTTGTTGTGGGCAGCGAGGAATTAATCGCTAAAGCTAAATCTAAAATGACTCATCTTGGCTGCAACCTTGGACCGTTTGATGCGTGGCTGGCATCCAGAGGATTAAAAACGTTAAGCGTGCGTATGGAGCGTCATGTAGCCAACGCAAAGGCACTTGCAGGTGAACTAAATGGTACAAAAGGTATTAAGAAAGTATACTATCCTGAGTTTGTCAGCGAAAAAGGGAACGGGGCTATCGTGACGATCGAACTGGATGACAGCAGTGATGTGCATACGTTTTTTAAATCCCTTGACTGGGTACACATCGTTCCGACATTAGCTGGGGTTGAAACTACTGTTTCCTATCCACTTGGAACCTCTCATCGATCATTGCCAGCAGATATGTGCGAGACGCTCGGAATCAATAAAAATGTAATCAGAATCTCTGTCGGAATCGAAAATGCAGAGGATATTATAGAAGTCTTTAAAAAGGCTTCTCAAACAGCTTTAGGGCTTTAA
- a CDS encoding ABC-F family ATP-binding cassette domain-containing protein produces the protein MIILQVQDVTKSFGADVILSNIKLEVQTGERIALVGRNGAGKSTLLRVITGEYSYDSGHVMIPKDVKTGYLAQDAGLDSDETIWNEMLSVFEPLRKKEKKLREMEARMGDPGVLENAAEYERLLKDYDELQIQFKDEGGYQYEAEIRTVLHGFQFADFDRDTRINTLSGGQKTRLALAKLLLTKPDLLILDEPTNHLDIKTLTWLEQYLQSYPGGILIVSHDRYFLDKIVTSVYEVSRKRCYRFTGNYSSYLDQKAERFAQEMKEFEKQQDQVAKLEDFIQRNLVRASTTKRAQSRRKQLEKMELKERPAGSEKSASFSFDIERQSGNDVLKLEEVSTGYENGAPLFKNVNLAVTRQDSIAIVGPNGIGKSTLLKVIRKQLPLITGDIRYGSGLKISHYDQEQADLHSRKTLLNELWDDYPEKTEKEIRSILGQFLFSGDDVLKLVNELSGGQKARLALAKLMMEKGNLLLLDEPTNHLDLDSKEVLEQALIHYPGTILFVSHDRYFINRIATKVVELAPDGLTEYLGDYDYYTEKKNEMKAREEIAERQKAENNANAASAAQSNSAKNSIDKEAKKQDRKRQRRIEEIEELLEGLESKIAYAEGELCKPEVFQDYEKTQEFQSQLDTLNGEIETLMEEWEELQNA, from the coding sequence ATGATTATTTTACAAGTTCAAGACGTCACAAAGTCTTTTGGTGCTGACGTCATTTTATCCAATATAAAATTAGAAGTTCAAACTGGAGAACGTATTGCGCTTGTTGGCAGAAACGGCGCAGGAAAGTCTACTCTTCTCCGCGTGATTACAGGCGAGTATTCATACGATTCCGGTCATGTCATGATTCCAAAAGATGTGAAAACAGGCTATCTCGCACAGGATGCCGGTCTTGATTCTGATGAAACGATATGGAACGAAATGCTCTCAGTCTTTGAACCTCTTCGAAAAAAAGAGAAAAAGCTGCGTGAAATGGAAGCGCGCATGGGCGATCCCGGTGTTTTAGAAAACGCTGCAGAGTATGAACGCCTTTTAAAAGATTATGATGAGCTGCAGATTCAATTTAAGGATGAAGGCGGATATCAATACGAAGCAGAGATTCGTACCGTTCTTCACGGTTTTCAATTTGCCGATTTCGATAGAGACACGAGAATCAATACGCTTAGCGGCGGACAGAAAACAAGACTTGCTCTTGCAAAGCTACTTTTAACGAAACCGGATCTTCTTATTCTGGACGAACCTACCAACCACTTAGATATTAAAACGTTAACGTGGCTCGAACAGTATCTGCAAAGCTATCCAGGCGGCATTCTGATCGTCTCCCATGACCGTTATTTCCTCGATAAAATTGTAACTTCCGTTTATGAAGTATCCAGAAAACGTTGTTATCGATTTACGGGAAACTATTCTAGTTATTTAGATCAAAAAGCGGAGCGGTTTGCTCAAGAAATGAAAGAATTTGAAAAACAGCAAGACCAGGTTGCTAAACTCGAAGATTTTATTCAGCGCAACCTTGTGCGTGCTTCAACTACAAAACGTGCACAGAGCCGGCGTAAACAGCTTGAGAAAATGGAGCTTAAAGAACGTCCCGCAGGATCAGAAAAATCCGCTTCCTTTTCTTTTGATATCGAAAGACAAAGCGGAAACGATGTGCTGAAACTTGAGGAAGTGAGCACCGGCTATGAAAACGGAGCCCCACTTTTTAAAAATGTAAACCTGGCAGTAACCCGACAAGATAGTATAGCAATCGTCGGACCTAACGGAATCGGCAAATCGACACTATTAAAAGTAATTCGAAAACAGCTGCCGCTCATTACAGGCGACATTCGATATGGCAGTGGTTTGAAGATTTCTCATTATGATCAGGAACAAGCCGATCTTCACTCACGGAAAACACTTTTGAACGAGCTTTGGGATGATTATCCCGAAAAAACCGAAAAGGAAATCCGTTCAATACTTGGCCAATTCCTTTTCAGCGGTGATGATGTTCTGAAGCTTGTAAACGAGTTAAGCGGCGGCCAGAAAGCACGGCTTGCCCTTGCTAAGCTCATGATGGAAAAAGGCAACCTGCTATTATTGGACGAGCCGACGAACCACTTGGACCTTGATAGCAAAGAAGTACTGGAACAGGCGTTGATTCATTATCCAGGAACCATACTTTTCGTATCTCATGACCGTTATTTTATTAACCGGATCGCGACTAAGGTTGTTGAACTGGCTCCAGATGGGCTTACAGAGTATCTCGGAGACTACGATTATTACACGGAAAAAAAGAACGAAATGAAAGCCCGTGAAGAAATTGCAGAACGACAAAAAGCCGAAAATAATGCGAACGCCGCATCCGCTGCACAATCAAACAGTGCCAAGAACTCAATCGACAAAGAAGCTAAAAAGCAAGACCGGAAACGACAGCGCCGAATTGAGGAAATTGAAGAGCTTCTAGAGGGACTTGAAAGCAAGATTGCGTACGCAGAAGGTGAACTTTGCAAACCTGAGGTATTCCAAGATTACGAGAAAACACAAGAATTCCAATCACAGTTAGATACATTAAATGGTGAAATCGAAACCCTTATGGAAGAATGGGAAGAATTGCAGAATGCTTAA
- the tsaD gene encoding tRNA (adenosine(37)-N6)-threonylcarbamoyltransferase complex transferase subunit TsaD, producing MKKDEIILAIETSCDETAVAIVKNGTELLANIVASQIESHKRFGGVVPEVASRHHVEQITIVIDEALNKAELEPADLTAVAVTEGPGLVGALLIGVNAAKAFAFAHGLPLVPVHHIAGHIYANRLVKEMTFPLLSLIVSGGHTELVLMEEHGTFKVIGETRDDAAGEAYDKVARTLNMPYPGGPHIDKLAQEGEPNIDLPRAWLEPESLDFSFSGLKSAVINTVHNAAQRGEVIKPEDLAASFQASVVDVLVEKTYRAADQYKVKQVLLAGGVAANKGLRKALEERFKNTGYDLVIPPLHLCTDNAAMIAAAGSVAYQKGTRADMALNGVPGLDLEAQ from the coding sequence ATGAAAAAAGATGAAATCATATTAGCAATCGAAACCAGTTGTGATGAGACAGCTGTAGCCATTGTAAAAAACGGCACAGAGCTATTGGCGAACATTGTGGCTTCACAGATTGAAAGCCATAAACGATTCGGCGGAGTTGTGCCTGAGGTGGCGTCGCGTCATCATGTGGAACAAATTACGATCGTTATTGATGAAGCGTTAAATAAAGCTGAGCTTGAACCGGCTGATTTAACAGCAGTTGCTGTTACAGAAGGACCGGGATTAGTTGGCGCACTCTTAATCGGTGTAAACGCAGCAAAGGCATTTGCGTTCGCACACGGGCTGCCGCTTGTACCTGTTCATCATATCGCAGGACACATCTACGCGAATCGCCTTGTAAAAGAGATGACGTTCCCGTTGTTGTCGCTGATCGTTTCAGGCGGACATACAGAGCTTGTTTTAATGGAAGAACACGGAACCTTTAAAGTAATCGGGGAAACAAGAGATGACGCAGCAGGTGAAGCGTACGATAAAGTCGCTCGTACATTGAACATGCCGTATCCAGGCGGTCCGCATATCGACAAGCTTGCCCAAGAGGGAGAACCGAACATTGACCTGCCTAGAGCTTGGCTTGAACCTGAATCACTGGATTTTAGTTTCAGCGGATTAAAATCAGCTGTGATTAACACCGTTCATAATGCAGCACAGCGCGGCGAAGTAATTAAGCCAGAAGATTTGGCAGCAAGCTTTCAAGCAAGTGTTGTGGATGTCCTTGTGGAAAAAACATACCGTGCAGCTGATCAATATAAAGTGAAGCAAGTTCTTCTTGCAGGTGGTGTAGCTGCGAACAAAGGGCTGCGTAAAGCATTGGAAGAACGATTTAAAAATACGGGGTATGATCTAGTAATTCCGCCTTTGCACTTATGCACAGATAACGCTGCTATGATTGCGGCAGCAGGAAGTGTTGCTTATCAAAAGGGTACACGGGCTGATATGGCACTCAATGGAGTACCAGGACTGGATCTTGAAGCGCAATAA
- the thiL gene encoding thiamine-phosphate kinase codes for MLHDEFEWIKSITPNSSFQKELVTGIGDDAALWSVNKEMDQVVCVDTMVEGVHFTKDTLSPYQVGYKALAVNLSDLGAMGAIPQFYLVSIAISKDWNEEELGEVYKGMAHLASKYKTDLIGGDTVSTKGPLVLTVTVIGKVEKGKRLLRKNAKPGDSVFLTGVTGESAAGLQLLLKNTRHHHFSSDEKQLISQHQMPSPHIEQGRILASSALRISLNDVSDGIASELNEIAEASQVTIHIDENKIPVSPLLARYPKNEQLNYQLFGGEDYVLTGTVAQDQFEQISILFQKHSLEIFEIGKVGEAGNAAVYLHRNENKSPERITKQGFNHFRER; via the coding sequence ATGCTTCATGATGAATTTGAATGGATAAAAAGCATCACACCGAATTCTTCTTTTCAAAAAGAGTTAGTAACGGGTATTGGTGATGACGCCGCACTTTGGTCAGTAAACAAAGAAATGGATCAAGTCGTATGTGTTGATACGATGGTCGAAGGAGTCCATTTTACGAAAGATACTTTGTCACCTTATCAAGTTGGCTATAAGGCGCTTGCTGTGAACTTGAGCGATTTAGGTGCAATGGGTGCGATACCGCAGTTTTATTTAGTATCTATAGCGATCTCGAAGGACTGGAATGAAGAAGAGCTTGGCGAGGTTTATAAAGGTATGGCCCATCTCGCATCAAAGTATAAAACAGACCTCATTGGCGGGGATACAGTTTCGACAAAAGGTCCTCTTGTATTAACAGTTACCGTTATTGGAAAAGTAGAAAAAGGGAAACGTTTGCTTCGAAAAAATGCGAAGCCAGGAGATTCTGTCTTTTTAACAGGAGTAACGGGAGAATCTGCGGCAGGGCTACAGCTATTATTAAAAAATACGAGACACCATCATTTTAGCAGTGATGAAAAGCAGCTGATCTCACAGCATCAAATGCCTTCTCCTCATATAGAACAAGGGAGAATATTAGCATCCAGCGCTCTTCGTATCTCTTTAAACGATGTAAGTGATGGAATAGCGAGCGAACTCAATGAAATTGCTGAAGCCAGTCAGGTTACCATACATATTGATGAAAATAAAATCCCTGTCAGTCCATTATTAGCCAGATATCCGAAGAACGAGCAGCTAAACTATCAGCTGTTTGGCGGAGAAGATTATGTACTGACTGGAACGGTGGCTCAAGATCAGTTTGAACAAATAAGCATATTGTTTCAAAAGCATTCTCTGGAGATATTTGAAATTGGGAAAGTTGGAGAAGCTGGTAATGCAGCAGTTTATTTGCATCGAAACGAAAACAAATCACCAGAACGAATTACAAAACAAGGTTTTAATCATTTTAGGGAAAGGTAA
- the tsaB gene encoding tRNA (adenosine(37)-N6)-threonylcarbamoyltransferase complex dimerization subunit type 1 TsaB: MGIAVLDEGKVLGEYITNLKKNHSIRVMPAIEQLMKETGVKPAELDRIVVAKGPGSYTGVRIGVTIAKTLAWTLKKELVGVSSLEVLAQSGKYFDGFTVPLFDARRTQLFTGLYGQADSGEFENLWEDRIILLKDWLEKLQATDKKVLFVGNDLPIHQETISEVLGSQAVFGHVSDHNPRPGELGRIGMQREPDDIHSFTPSYLQLAEAEVNWLKSQGK, from the coding sequence ATGGGGATTGCCGTATTGGATGAAGGAAAAGTACTTGGTGAGTATATTACGAACTTAAAGAAAAATCATTCGATACGCGTGATGCCTGCGATCGAGCAGCTAATGAAAGAAACCGGTGTTAAACCTGCTGAACTCGATCGTATCGTTGTTGCTAAAGGTCCTGGCTCGTATACAGGTGTAAGAATTGGCGTCACAATCGCTAAAACGCTCGCGTGGACATTGAAAAAAGAACTTGTAGGTGTTTCAAGCCTTGAAGTACTCGCGCAAAGCGGAAAGTATTTTGATGGTTTTACAGTTCCGTTATTTGATGCAAGGCGTACACAGCTGTTTACGGGTCTATATGGACAAGCTGACTCAGGTGAATTTGAGAATCTATGGGAAGACCGCATCATCTTATTAAAAGATTGGCTAGAAAAACTGCAAGCTACAGATAAGAAAGTTCTATTCGTAGGAAACGATCTTCCTATACATCAGGAAACAATATCTGAGGTTTTGGGAAGTCAGGCTGTTTTTGGACATGTGTCTGATCATAATCCAAGACCTGGCGAGCTAGGACGAATCGGTATGCAGAGGGAGCCGGATGACATCCATTCATTTACACCAAGTTATCTTCAACTAGCCGAAGCAGAAGTAAACTGGCTGAAGTCACAGGGCAAGTAG
- a CDS encoding twin-arginine translocase TatA/TatE family subunit: protein MLGPGSIAVIGLVALVMFGPKKLPELGKAAGKTLREFKHATKGIMDDDDNNKKESEEPKK, encoded by the coding sequence ATGTTAGGACCAGGAAGTATTGCAGTAATTGGACTTGTAGCTTTAGTTATGTTTGGACCAAAGAAGCTGCCTGAATTAGGAAAAGCAGCAGGTAAGACGCTTCGCGAGTTCAAGCATGCAACAAAAGGCATTATGGACGATGATGATAATAACAAAAAAGAAAGCGAAGAACCGAAGAAGTAA
- the rimI gene encoding ribosomal protein S18-alanine N-acetyltransferase produces MGEAYTYRLAKVSDIDDILGIEQSSFTVPWSREAFYREIVENQFAYYLVIEDHFQPIGYCGIWLVMDEAHVTNIAILPSYRGRKLGEQLMKEAMILAKRHGAATMTLEARVSNHVAQNLYKKLGFEAGGIRKNYYSDNGEDALVMWVEL; encoded by the coding sequence GTGGGAGAGGCATATACTTATAGACTCGCAAAAGTAAGTGATATTGATGATATTCTTGGCATCGAACAGTCTTCCTTCACTGTTCCTTGGTCGAGAGAAGCTTTTTACAGAGAGATCGTTGAAAATCAATTTGCATATTACCTTGTCATTGAAGATCATTTTCAGCCGATTGGCTATTGCGGCATCTGGCTAGTGATGGATGAGGCTCATGTAACAAATATTGCGATTCTTCCTTCATACAGAGGAAGAAAGCTAGGAGAACAGCTGATGAAAGAAGCGATGATTCTCGCAAAAAGGCATGGAGCAGCAACGATGACGCTGGAAGCACGAGTCAGTAATCACGTTGCTCAGAACTTATATAAAAAGCTTGGATTCGAAGCAGGCGGTATCAGAAAAAACTATTACAGTGATAACGGTGAAGATGCGTTAGTTATGTGGGTGGAACTATGA
- a CDS encoding amino acid permease: protein MKPKQELHRGLEERHITLMSLGAAIGVGLFLGSASAIEMAGPAILFAYALGGAVMFMIMRALGEMAIHQPVAGSFSRYARNYIGPLAGYLTGWNYWFLWIVTCMAEITAVGIYMKMWYPDIPTWIWALAALVIMASINLLAIKAYGEFEFWFALIKIVAIVLMIVTGLGMIIFGFGNGGVATGISNLWENGGFAPNGVKGILMSMQMVMFAFLGIEMIGVTAGEVKNPEKSIAKAVNTVFWRILLFYVGALFVIMSIYPWDQIGTQGSPFVLTFEKIGIGQAAGIINFVVLTAALSSCNSGIFSTGRMLFNLAEQKQAPAKLHSVGKTGVPSTAILVSAAALLVGVVLNYLVPEKVFVWVTSISTFGAIWTWSVILISQLKFRKGLSDEEKAELKFKMPLYPFGSYIALAILIFVVGIMAYFPDTRIALIVGPFWLILLTAIYYAKGFHKRPENAKKAA, encoded by the coding sequence ATGAAGCCGAAACAGGAATTACATCGCGGGCTCGAGGAAAGACATATTACGCTTATGTCACTTGGGGCTGCTATTGGAGTGGGCTTATTTTTAGGTTCCGCTTCAGCGATTGAGATGGCAGGACCAGCAATTTTATTTGCATATGCTCTAGGTGGAGCAGTTATGTTTATGATTATGCGAGCTCTTGGTGAAATGGCAATCCATCAGCCAGTTGCAGGATCATTTAGCCGATACGCAAGAAACTACATCGGACCATTAGCCGGGTACTTAACAGGTTGGAACTATTGGTTCTTGTGGATCGTAACTTGTATGGCTGAGATTACAGCGGTAGGGATCTACATGAAGATGTGGTATCCAGACATACCAACGTGGATCTGGGCATTAGCCGCACTTGTCATTATGGCTAGCATCAACCTTCTTGCGATTAAAGCATATGGTGAGTTTGAATTCTGGTTTGCTTTAATCAAAATTGTAGCGATCGTTTTAATGATTGTAACTGGTTTAGGAATGATTATATTTGGTTTTGGTAACGGTGGAGTTGCTACCGGAATCAGCAACCTTTGGGAAAATGGCGGATTTGCTCCGAATGGGGTTAAAGGTATTCTCATGTCGATGCAAATGGTTATGTTCGCCTTCTTAGGTATAGAAATGATCGGTGTAACAGCAGGTGAAGTAAAGAATCCTGAAAAATCGATTGCTAAAGCTGTAAATACAGTATTTTGGCGTATATTATTATTTTATGTCGGTGCATTGTTCGTTATCATGTCGATCTATCCTTGGGATCAAATTGGTACACAAGGAAGTCCGTTTGTATTAACGTTTGAAAAGATCGGGATTGGACAAGCTGCCGGAATCATTAATTTTGTTGTATTAACAGCTGCATTATCTAGCTGTAACAGTGGAATTTTCAGTACAGGCCGTATGTTGTTCAATCTTGCTGAACAAAAACAAGCTCCTGCAAAACTTCATAGTGTAGGTAAAACAGGAGTGCCGTCTACAGCTATTTTAGTTTCAGCTGCAGCCTTATTAGTCGGGGTGGTACTTAACTACTTAGTTCCTGAAAAAGTATTTGTTTGGGTAACGAGTATTTCTACGTTTGGTGCGATCTGGACGTGGTCAGTCATTCTCATTTCTCAATTGAAATTCCGTAAAGGATTAAGTGATGAAGAAAAAGCTGAATTAAAATTTAAAATGCCACTGTATCCTTTTGGATCCTATATAGCACTTGCGATATTGATATTTGTAGTAGGAATCATGGCATACTTCCCTGATACACGAATTGCGTTAATTGTTGGCCCATTCTGGCTGATCTTATTAACTGCGATCTACTACGCTAAAGGTTTCCATAAGAGACCAGAAAACGCGAAAAAAGCAGCATAA
- the tatC gene encoding twin-arginine translocase subunit TatC: MTTEKNMTLYDHVGELRKRIVWALIAFFVFLIVGFFLAKHVIVYLQSDPIAKDIQMNAFHLTDPLNVYMTFAFFIGCVLAAPVVLYQLWAFISPGLYENERKVTLMYIPIAFLLFLTGLAFSYFILFPFVVSFMSNVATALSVEGEYGIQEYFSFLFNITLPFGLLFQFPVLIMFLTRLGIVTPDYLKRIRKIAYFGILVIAGFITPPELLSHLMVTFPLILLYEISILISRTAYKKRMKAEVEALVKEKEAEVESAYNE; the protein is encoded by the coding sequence ATGACCACTGAAAAAAATATGACGTTATACGACCACGTTGGTGAGTTAAGAAAACGCATCGTGTGGGCACTAATAGCTTTCTTTGTCTTTCTCATCGTTGGATTTTTCTTAGCTAAGCATGTGATCGTGTATTTGCAAAGTGATCCAATCGCTAAAGATATTCAGATGAACGCATTTCACTTAACAGACCCATTGAATGTCTATATGACTTTTGCATTCTTTATCGGCTGTGTATTAGCAGCGCCAGTCGTGCTGTACCAGCTATGGGCGTTTATCAGCCCCGGTCTTTATGAAAATGAACGAAAAGTAACACTCATGTATATCCCGATAGCCTTTTTGCTATTCTTAACGGGATTAGCATTCTCCTATTTTATTCTCTTTCCGTTTGTCGTAAGTTTTATGAGCAATGTTGCTACTGCACTTAGTGTTGAAGGAGAATACGGGATTCAGGAATATTTCTCATTTTTATTTAATATCACATTGCCGTTTGGATTGCTGTTTCAGTTCCCGGTTCTGATCATGTTTCTAACACGATTAGGAATTGTAACACCTGACTATTTAAAGAGAATCAGGAAAATTGCTTACTTTGGGATCCTAGTTATAGCAGGATTCATTACTCCGCCAGAACTTTTGTCTCACTTAATGGTTACTTTCCCGTTAATTCTTCTTTATGAGATCAGCATCTTGATATCAAGAACAGCATACAAAAAACGAATGAAAGCCGAAGTGGAAGCTCTTGTGAAAGAGAAAGAAGCTGAAGTTGAATCTGCATATAATGAATAA
- a CDS encoding YdiK family protein has protein sequence MKTSPLFMAFLYLGIGVVFTYLAVHYASEYGMTNFWTIITMVVATFDFANAIRYFALNNHLKRKRKK, from the coding sequence ATGAAGACATCACCATTGTTTATGGCATTTTTATATTTAGGAATCGGAGTCGTCTTTACGTACTTAGCTGTCCATTATGCCAGTGAGTACGGCATGACGAACTTTTGGACGATCATCACCATGGTTGTCGCAACGTTCGATTTCGCAAATGCCATCCGATACTTCGCTTTAAATAACCATTTGAAAAGAAAACGAAAGAAATAG